The Falco peregrinus isolate bFalPer1 chromosome 12, bFalPer1.pri, whole genome shotgun sequence genome has a segment encoding these proteins:
- the KLHL30 gene encoding kelch-like protein 30 isoform X1 → MVRNVDDFDFCLPSHAQGILEGLQRLRANPKLADVTLVVGGREFPCHRGILALCSHYFHAMFSGDFAESIAARVELKEVDPSALEMLLDFTYTGKVTINQGNVEGLMRTSSQLHFPTIQKVCSRYLRQQMDATNCLGICEFGESHGCPEVSSKAWSFLQENFEAVSLQEEFLQLSKERLATYLSNDQLQVQEEQSLAEAVLRWVRHDPGPRAQFLPELLELAHLVSLPDQYLQNLLATEPLIRDSDASKALVAQSRTTGQSDASAQKNPPTPPQKLEEVLVVVGGRVLEEGGDEDRGLEVSAAPRNFAFYNPKSRQWMVLPDFPDYNKWGFSLVALNNDVYVTGGSRGSQNDTWSTTQAWCFCRMDGAWKPIASMLKARTNHTSAVLNGEIYVIGGTTVDVVEVERYDPYNKSWCAISPALKYVSNFAAASCLGKLYLVGSCAIKYNALTLQCYNPVQDLWSVITSPFIPKYLSAPRCATLRGLIYLIGDNTKKVYMYNPEANIWQKVVGCGGRVQLPSQGGRAALPSPPAPHKHTLHTSYPRCQHPLSLLPAQPLALLTPAELKMPQSFLPSCPVTPTLGAQPLHQVADFKKCSRCRSPQDPLFLASPSYMVCRAPVCAVQQNPTCPFCS, encoded by the exons ATGGTGAGGAACGTGGATGACTTTGACTTCTGCCTGCCTTCACATGCCCAGGGCATcctggaggggctgcagcggCTACGTGCCAACCCTAAACTGGCGGATGTGACACTGGTGGTGGGTGGGCGAGAGTTCCCCTGCCATCGTGGCATCCTGGCCCTCTGCAGCCACTACTTCCATGCCATGTTCTCTGGTGACTTTGCTGAGAGCATTGCAGCGCGTGTGGAGCTGAAGGAGGTGGACCCCAGTGCACTGGAGATGCTGCTTGACTTCACCTACACGGGGAAGGTCACCATCAACCAGGGCAATGTGGAGGGGCTGATGCGGACCTCCAGCCAGCTCCACTTCCCCACTATCCAGAAGGTCTGCAGCCGCTACCTCCGGCAGCAGATGGATGCCACCAACTGCCTAGGTATCTGCGAGTTTGGTGAGAGCCACGGCTGCCCTGAGGTCTCCTCCAAGGCCTGGTCTTTCTTGCAGGAGAACTTTGAAGCCGTCTCTCTGCAGGAGGAGTTCCTCCAGCTCTCCAAGGAGAGATTGGCCACGTATCTCTCCAATGACCAGCTGCAggtgcaggaggagcagagcttGGCTGAAGCTGTGCTGCGCTGGGTACGCCATGACCCAGGGCCCCGAGCCCAGTTTctgcctgagctgctggagctggcccACCTTGTCTCACTGCCCGACCAGTACCTGCAGAACCTGCTTGCCACTGAGCCCCTCATCCGTGACTCAGATGCCAGCAAGGCCCTCGTTGCCCAATCCCGCACCACA GGGCAGAGTGATGCCAGTGCCCAAAAGAACCCTCCAACTCCACCGCAGAAGCTGGAGGAGGTGTTGGTGGTGGTCGGCGGCCGTGTGCTGGAGGAGGGTGGGGATGAGGACAGGGGGCTGGAGGTGTCGGCTGCCCCCAGGAACTTTGCCTTCTACAACCCCAAAAGCA GGCAATGGATGGTTCTGCCTGACTTCCCTGATTACAACAAATGGGGCTTTTCCCTGGTGGCTCTGAACAATGATGTATACGTCACAG GTGGCTCCCGAGGGTCCCAGAATGACACATGGTCAACAACTCAGGCCTGGTGCTTCTGCCGGATGGATGGTGCCTGGAAGCCCATCGCTTCCATGCTGAAAGCCCGGACAAACCACACCAGTGCAGTCCTCAATGGTGAGATCTACGTCATTGGGG GGACGACAGTGGATGTGGTGGAGGTGGAGCGCTATGACCCCTACAACAAGAGCTGGTGTGCCATCAGCCCAGCCCTGAAGTATGTGAGCAATtttgcagctgccagctgcttgGGCAAGCTCTACCTGGTGGGCTCCTGTGCCATCAAGTACAACGCGCTCACCCTGCAGTGCTACAACCCTGTCCAAG ATTTGTGGAGTGTTATCACATCCCCCTTCATCCCCAAGTACCTCTCAGCCCCACGCTGTGCCACGCTGCGCGGGCTCATCTACCTCATTGGGGACAACACCAAGAAGGTCTACATGTACAACCCAGAGGCCAACATCTGGCAGAAGGTAGTGGGCTGTGGGGGCAGGGTGCAATTGCCCTCCCAGGGAGGTAGGGCAGCTCTtccttccccaccagcaccccacaAACATACCCTCCACACCTCTTATCCCAGGTGCCAGCACCCCTTGTCCCTTCTGCCTGCTCAGCCCTTGGCTCTATTAACCCCTGCAGAGCTCAAGATGCCCCagtccttccttccctcctgccctgtcaCACCCACACTAGGAGCACAGCCTTTGCACCAAgttgctgattttaaaaagtgttcaCGCTGCAGAAGCCCACAGGACCCCCTTTTCCTAGCATCACCCTCCTACATGGTGTGCAGGGCTCCTGTCTGTGCAGTTCAGCAGAATCCTACCTGTCCCTTCTGCTCTTGA
- the LOC114011983 gene encoding LOW QUALITY PROTEIN: erythroferrone-like (The sequence of the model RefSeq protein was modified relative to this genomic sequence to represent the inferred CDS: deleted 2 bases in 1 codon), which yields MSQPRHRSMAHLARLGRVTVPEAPHTRAEEPSRGAPRTPRGLAREGARPGGGSGALGAPAAGRARGALASPEAGPGPPSRQRRRRDAAAGAVPGSLRRRPRDRLHGGGPGAATGRGSSCGEGGVGGTRGAGGGRSPGRRRGPPAGVDAAGREPRPGEQQPGPGQDGHSMVKEQVKTRRKAWEGREEEEESEGNPQAGSHRRVEAAFRCQTCENISIEQRARLELQLYYIPEKEGMFHCGPGLNLTSGRYTVPITGYYTFTATLHIGSSEEEAVVQGNRLRVLICVQSCCQHNSNLETVSGPGESGSDHFTISVTGVLYLQEAQLDSTPVFVDNTAGSPLTIQSGSDFSAILLGV from the exons ATGTCACAGCCCCGGCACCGCTCGATGGCTCACCTGGCACGCCTCGGACGTGTCACCGTCCCTGAGGCGCCGCACACGCGCGCCGAGGAGCCCTCGCGGGGAGCTCCCCGCACGCCGCGCGGTTTGGCACGCGAGGGTgcccgccccggcggggggagcggggctctCGGGGCCCCGGCAgcgggccgggcccgcggcGCCCTCGCAAGCCCCGAGGCGGGGCCGGGACCACCCtcccggcagcggcggcggcgggatgCGGCTGCCGGAGCTGTGCCTGGCTCTCTGCGCCGCCGTCCCCGGGACCGACTCCACGGGGGCGGGCCGGGAGCAGCCACCGGGCGCGGCAGCAGCTGCGGGGAGGGCGGCGTAGGCGGGacgcggggggccgggggcggccgctCCCCGGGCCGGCGGCGTGGACCCCCGGCAGGCGTGGATGCTGCTGGCCGGGAGCCCCGGCCAGGCGAGCAGCAGCCGGGCCCGGGGCAGGACGGGCACA GCATGGTGAAGGAGCAAGTGAAAACACGCAGGAAGGCCTGGGAAGGacgtgaggaagaggaggaaagtgaAGGCAACCCACAGGCAGGGTCCCATCGTCGTGTGGAAGCAGCCTTCCGCTGCCAGACGTGTGAAAACATCTCCATCGAGCAGAGAGCTcggctggagctgcagctctaCTACATT cCGGAGAAGGAGGGGATGTTCCACTGTGGCCCAGGGCTGAACCTGACCAGCGGGCGGTATACAGTCCCCATCACGGGCTACTACACCTTCACCGCCACACTGCACATAG GGAGCAGTGAGGAAGAGGCAGTCGTCCAGGGGAACCGTCTGCGGGTGCTGATCTGCGTGcagtcctgctgccagcacaacAG caATCTGGAGACCGTGTCCGGTCCGGGC GAGAGTGGTAGTGACCATTTCACCATCTCTGTCACTGGAGTCCTTTACCTACAG GAAGCGCA GCTGGACAGTACACCTGTTTTTGTGGACAACACTGCAGGCTCTCCCCTCACCATTCAAAGTGGCTCCGATTTCAGCGCCATTCTGCTGGGGGTGTGA
- the KLHL30 gene encoding kelch-like protein 30 isoform X2: protein MVRNVDDFDFCLPSHAQGILEGLQRLRANPKLADVTLVVGGREFPCHRGILALCSHYFHAMFSGDFAESIAARVELKEVDPSALEMLLDFTYTGKVTINQGNVEGLMRTSSQLHFPTIQKVCSRYLRQQMDATNCLGICEFGESHGCPEVSSKAWSFLQENFEAVSLQEEFLQLSKERLATYLSNDQLQVQEEQSLAEAVLRWVRHDPGPRAQFLPELLELAHLVSLPDQYLQNLLATEPLIRDSDASKALVAQSRTTGQSDASAQKNPPTPPQKLEEVLVVVGGRVLEEGGDEDRGLEVSAAPRNFAFYNPKSRQWMVLPDFPDYNKWGFSLVALNNDVYVTGGSRGSQNDTWSTTQAWCFCRMDGAWKPIASMLKARTNHTSAVLNGEIYVIGGTTVDVVEVERYDPYNKSWCAISPALKYVSNFAAASCLGKLYLVGSCAIKYNALTLQCYNPVQDLWSVITSPFIPKYLSAPRCATLRGLIYLIGDNTKKVYMYNPEANIWQKVQLLHTLHENGGMVPLGDRLFVTGGHWKGMDGDYRVEMEVYDCTKDLWTREGSLPCLWLFHSSSSIFMDTSKWTEAF from the exons ATGGTGAGGAACGTGGATGACTTTGACTTCTGCCTGCCTTCACATGCCCAGGGCATcctggaggggctgcagcggCTACGTGCCAACCCTAAACTGGCGGATGTGACACTGGTGGTGGGTGGGCGAGAGTTCCCCTGCCATCGTGGCATCCTGGCCCTCTGCAGCCACTACTTCCATGCCATGTTCTCTGGTGACTTTGCTGAGAGCATTGCAGCGCGTGTGGAGCTGAAGGAGGTGGACCCCAGTGCACTGGAGATGCTGCTTGACTTCACCTACACGGGGAAGGTCACCATCAACCAGGGCAATGTGGAGGGGCTGATGCGGACCTCCAGCCAGCTCCACTTCCCCACTATCCAGAAGGTCTGCAGCCGCTACCTCCGGCAGCAGATGGATGCCACCAACTGCCTAGGTATCTGCGAGTTTGGTGAGAGCCACGGCTGCCCTGAGGTCTCCTCCAAGGCCTGGTCTTTCTTGCAGGAGAACTTTGAAGCCGTCTCTCTGCAGGAGGAGTTCCTCCAGCTCTCCAAGGAGAGATTGGCCACGTATCTCTCCAATGACCAGCTGCAggtgcaggaggagcagagcttGGCTGAAGCTGTGCTGCGCTGGGTACGCCATGACCCAGGGCCCCGAGCCCAGTTTctgcctgagctgctggagctggcccACCTTGTCTCACTGCCCGACCAGTACCTGCAGAACCTGCTTGCCACTGAGCCCCTCATCCGTGACTCAGATGCCAGCAAGGCCCTCGTTGCCCAATCCCGCACCACA GGGCAGAGTGATGCCAGTGCCCAAAAGAACCCTCCAACTCCACCGCAGAAGCTGGAGGAGGTGTTGGTGGTGGTCGGCGGCCGTGTGCTGGAGGAGGGTGGGGATGAGGACAGGGGGCTGGAGGTGTCGGCTGCCCCCAGGAACTTTGCCTTCTACAACCCCAAAAGCA GGCAATGGATGGTTCTGCCTGACTTCCCTGATTACAACAAATGGGGCTTTTCCCTGGTGGCTCTGAACAATGATGTATACGTCACAG GTGGCTCCCGAGGGTCCCAGAATGACACATGGTCAACAACTCAGGCCTGGTGCTTCTGCCGGATGGATGGTGCCTGGAAGCCCATCGCTTCCATGCTGAAAGCCCGGACAAACCACACCAGTGCAGTCCTCAATGGTGAGATCTACGTCATTGGGG GGACGACAGTGGATGTGGTGGAGGTGGAGCGCTATGACCCCTACAACAAGAGCTGGTGTGCCATCAGCCCAGCCCTGAAGTATGTGAGCAATtttgcagctgccagctgcttgGGCAAGCTCTACCTGGTGGGCTCCTGTGCCATCAAGTACAACGCGCTCACCCTGCAGTGCTACAACCCTGTCCAAG ATTTGTGGAGTGTTATCACATCCCCCTTCATCCCCAAGTACCTCTCAGCCCCACGCTGTGCCACGCTGCGCGGGCTCATCTACCTCATTGGGGACAACACCAAGAAGGTCTACATGTACAACCCAGAGGCCAACATCTGGCAGAAG GTGCAGCTCCTGCACACACTCCATGAGAACGGCGGGATGGTGCCACTGGGCGACCGGCTTTTTGTCACCGGTGGCCACTGGAAAGGCATGGACGGGGACTACCGGGTGGAGATGGAGGTGTATGACTGCACCAAGGACCTCTGGACACGGGAgggctccctgccctgcctctggctcttccacagctcctcctccaTCTTCATGGACACCTCCAAGTGGACGGAGGCTTTCTAG
- the KLHL30 gene encoding kelch-like protein 30 isoform X3 gives MVRNVDDFDFCLPSHAQGILEGLQRLRANPKLADVTLVVGGREFPCHRGILALCSHYFHAMFSGDFAESIAARVELKEVDPSALEMLLDFTYTGKVTINQGNVEGLMRTSSQLHFPTIQKVCSRYLRQQMDATNCLGICEFGESHGCPEVSSKAWSFLQENFEAVSLQEEFLQLSKERLATYLSNDQLQVQEEQSLAEAVLRWVRHDPGPRAQFLPELLELAHLVSLPDQYLQNLLATEPLIRDSDASKALVAQSRTTGQSDASAQKNPPTPPQKLEEVLVVVGGRVLEEGGDEDRGLEVSAAPRNFAFYNPKSRQWMVLPDFPDYNKWGFSLVALNNDVYVTGGSRGSQNDTWSTTQAWCFCRMDGAWKPIASMLKARTNHTSAVLNGEIYVIGGTTVDVVEVERYDPYNKSWCAISPALKYVSNFAAASCLGKLYLVGSCAIKYNALTLQCYNPVQAAPRAKGGTHC, from the exons ATGGTGAGGAACGTGGATGACTTTGACTTCTGCCTGCCTTCACATGCCCAGGGCATcctggaggggctgcagcggCTACGTGCCAACCCTAAACTGGCGGATGTGACACTGGTGGTGGGTGGGCGAGAGTTCCCCTGCCATCGTGGCATCCTGGCCCTCTGCAGCCACTACTTCCATGCCATGTTCTCTGGTGACTTTGCTGAGAGCATTGCAGCGCGTGTGGAGCTGAAGGAGGTGGACCCCAGTGCACTGGAGATGCTGCTTGACTTCACCTACACGGGGAAGGTCACCATCAACCAGGGCAATGTGGAGGGGCTGATGCGGACCTCCAGCCAGCTCCACTTCCCCACTATCCAGAAGGTCTGCAGCCGCTACCTCCGGCAGCAGATGGATGCCACCAACTGCCTAGGTATCTGCGAGTTTGGTGAGAGCCACGGCTGCCCTGAGGTCTCCTCCAAGGCCTGGTCTTTCTTGCAGGAGAACTTTGAAGCCGTCTCTCTGCAGGAGGAGTTCCTCCAGCTCTCCAAGGAGAGATTGGCCACGTATCTCTCCAATGACCAGCTGCAggtgcaggaggagcagagcttGGCTGAAGCTGTGCTGCGCTGGGTACGCCATGACCCAGGGCCCCGAGCCCAGTTTctgcctgagctgctggagctggcccACCTTGTCTCACTGCCCGACCAGTACCTGCAGAACCTGCTTGCCACTGAGCCCCTCATCCGTGACTCAGATGCCAGCAAGGCCCTCGTTGCCCAATCCCGCACCACA GGGCAGAGTGATGCCAGTGCCCAAAAGAACCCTCCAACTCCACCGCAGAAGCTGGAGGAGGTGTTGGTGGTGGTCGGCGGCCGTGTGCTGGAGGAGGGTGGGGATGAGGACAGGGGGCTGGAGGTGTCGGCTGCCCCCAGGAACTTTGCCTTCTACAACCCCAAAAGCA GGCAATGGATGGTTCTGCCTGACTTCCCTGATTACAACAAATGGGGCTTTTCCCTGGTGGCTCTGAACAATGATGTATACGTCACAG GTGGCTCCCGAGGGTCCCAGAATGACACATGGTCAACAACTCAGGCCTGGTGCTTCTGCCGGATGGATGGTGCCTGGAAGCCCATCGCTTCCATGCTGAAAGCCCGGACAAACCACACCAGTGCAGTCCTCAATGGTGAGATCTACGTCATTGGGG GGACGACAGTGGATGTGGTGGAGGTGGAGCGCTATGACCCCTACAACAAGAGCTGGTGTGCCATCAGCCCAGCCCTGAAGTATGTGAGCAATtttgcagctgccagctgcttgGGCAAGCTCTACCTGGTGGGCTCCTGTGCCATCAAGTACAACGCGCTCACCCTGCAGTGCTACAACCCTGTCCAAG CTGCACCGAGGGCCAAGGGTGGGACACACTGCTGA
- the ESPNL gene encoding espin-like protein translates to MAIHRLQGQEEHDGVACHHHGHLHPEVEPGRQQRRRRQQRRRRQQQRQRQQQQGPSGAQRQRLPDGPGESRAPMPRQRVHILSGQQDRDRSPLRQLREIMEELQWVHRLLEDELGVGDDAQHLPLPCYRARRPGGRGQRGPRSSIRLLKETPPCGSFPGRVPRKDRGDIPGILEGHPSPGHASGALGVLGSHLPLPALLQEEASAGRDGARQVGAGRAQARQALAAGQDPGALLHPPGRSLFPPTAPGSPARLPPPPEPLVTLPVQGEPAEPADLPGLEPAEADADALVPTHDERGRLIPEWKRQVMVRRLRARLADEEAVDGQDAGSWRFSPSRQAVLGPFGELLTEADLQQLERAVESLRLRRRGEAYQGELRRLARELRDLLPAPLLSITVRSPPPAPGQPLPLWCGRLAGAVSSLAALLANAEGARVASPPAAAASPARRQPLEPAGSLVQREIRQCGVCVRSLRGAFESAWGSAGGKAPAESRAEAASDSGISCEEAFSDGGGSPGPGPEWGSLRKERIVMLFLSHWRRSAYGPSPPAVGDLREAAGTGAGGAARLARQMAAIQRLLGGWRDAASRRPPPPPAPCAGHTPLSPEQFVAGPGGGPADYESLSLELFMLGYFCILEQELPAEERRGRHLLCFEVFEQLGRHGWRAVRTFHRAVTDEIAAGRRSWQDGFDDIKARFFGSPQSSGRRPAEPGEEGEEICRYIDRSFAFWKEKEAEIFSLEE, encoded by the exons ATGGCCATCCACCgcctgcagggacaggaggAACACGATGGGGTGGCCTGCCATCATCACGGCCACCTCCATCCTGAAGTAGAGCCGGGGCGGCAGCAGAGGCGGAGGCGGCAGCAGAGGCggaggcggcagcagcagcggcagcggcagcagcagcagggccccAGCGGTGCCCAACGCCAGAGACTCCCCGACGgccctggggagagcagagcccCCATGCCCCGCCAGCGTGTCCACATACTGTCCGGCCAGCAGGACAGAGACCGCAGCCCTCTCCGCCAGTTGCGGGAGATCATGGAAGAGCTGCAATGGGTGCACAGGTTATTGGAGGACGAGCTGGGCGTGGGGGATGACGCGCAACACCTCCCCTTGCCCTGCTACCGAGCGAGGCGGCCGG GagggcgggggcagcgggggcccCGCAGCTCCATCCGTCTTCTGAAGGAAACGCCCCCGTGTGGGTCTTTCCCGGGAAGAGTTCCCCGCAAGGACCGAGGTGACATACCGGGAATCCTCGAGGGGCACCCCTCACCCGGTCACGCGTCGGGGGCCCTGGGGGTGTTGGGGTCCCATCTCCCCTTGCCTGCCCTCCTCCAGGAGGAGGCCAGCGCCGGCCGGGATGGAGCCCGGCAGGTCGGTGCCGGCAGAGCTCAAGCTCGGCAAGCCCTCGCAGCGGGCCAGGATCCCGGCGCCCTTCTTCACCCACCCGGTAGGTCGCTGTTTCCGCCCACGGCCCCCGGCTCGCCCGCTCGGCTGCCGCCCCCTCCCGAGCCCCTCGTGACTCTGCCCGTGCAGGGTGAGCCAGCCGAGCCGGCGGACCTCCCCGGGCTGGAACCCGCGGAGGCAGACGCGGACGCCCTGGTGCCCACGCACGACGAGCGGGGCCGCCTCATCCCCGAGTGGAAGCGGCAAGTGATGGTGCGGCGGCTGCGGGCCCGGCTGGCGGATGAGGAGGCGGTGGACGGCCAG GACGCGGGCTCCTGGCGCTTCTCGCCCTCCCGCCAGGCCGTGCTGGGCCCCTTCGGGGAGCTGCTGACGGAAGCggacctgcagcagctggagcggGCGGTGGAGAGCCTGAggctgcggcggcggggcgAGGCCTACCAGGGCGAGCTGCGGCGTCTGGCGCGGGAGCTGCGCGACCTCCTGCCCGCCCCGCTGCTCAGCATCACTGtgcgcagccccccgcccgcccccgggcagcccctgcccctctggTGCGGTCGCCTGGCCGGCGCCGTCAGCAGCCTGGCCGCGCTGCTGGCGAACGCCGAGGGGGCGCGGGTCgcctccccccccgccgccgccgcttccCCCGCCCGCCGGCAGCCGTTGGAGCCGGCGGGCAGCCTGGTACAGCGGGAGATCCGTCAGTGCGGGGTCTGCGTTCGCAGCCTCCGCGGCGCCTTCGAGTCTGCCTGGGGGTCGGCGGGGGGGAAGGCACCCGCGGAGAGCCGTGCGGAGGCCGCCAGCGATTCGGGCATCAGCTGCGAGGAAGCGTTTTCCGACGGCGGCGgctccccggggccggggccggagTGGGGCAGCTTGAGGAAGGAGAGGATCGTGATGCTCTTCCTGAGCCACTGGAGACGCTCCGCCTACGGGCCGTCCCCGCCGGCCGTGGGGGATCTCAGGGAGGCAGCGgggaccggggcggggggagcggcccGCCTGGCGCGGCAGATGGCGGCGATCCAGCGGCTTCTGGGCGGCTGGCGGGacgccgcctcccgccgccccccgcccccgccggcccctTGCGCCGGTCACACGCCGCTCTCCCCGGAGCAATTCGTggcggggcccgggggcggACCGGCCGACTACGAGAGCCTGTCGCTGGAGCTCTTCATGCTGGGATATTTCTGCatcctggagcaggagctgcccgCCGAGGAGCGCCGCGGCCGCCACCTCCTCTGCTTCGAGGTCTTCGAGCAGCTGGGCCGGCACGGCTGGCGGGCGGTGCGCACCTTCCACCGCGCCGTCACCGACGAGATTGCCGCCGGCCGGCGGAGCTGGCAGGACGGCTTCGACGACATCAAGGCGAGGTTTTTCGGATCCCCGCAGAGCTCGGGCCGACGGCCGGCGGAGCCCggggaagagggggaggagATCTGCCGCTACATCGACCGCAGCTTCGCCttttggaaggagaaagaagccGAGatcttcagcctggaggagtGA